One region of Oryzias latipes chromosome 6, ASM223467v1 genomic DNA includes:
- the LOC101174319 gene encoding G2/M phase-specific E3 ubiquitin-protein ligase-like encodes MLQTAGCFRRVGSCEEKTRLVEEYLKWYIIHRNSTAIERFKAGLETLQFLTALKEHPTVLTPALCHTEVKLSAEQVENLFQPVLSPQGSNMRTQEDKARTYWADYLLDCEEDNSAVTLEEVLMFAAGVPCVPPAGMSPLPRLHFMSPSTSKFPMANTCANILKIPLLDSYTAFKANMDFGIKNSPGFGCF; translated from the exons ATGTTGCAGACTGCTGGTTGCTTCAGGCGTGTTGGGTCATGTGAGGAAAAAACACGGCTAGTAGAGGAGTATCTGAAGTGGTACATCATCCACAGAAACAGCACAGCAATCGAGAG aTTCAAGGCTGGACTTGAAACACTGCAGTTCCTGACAGCTTTGAAGGAACATCCAACAGTTTTGACTCCTGCTCTCTGTCACACTGAGGTGAAGCTGTCTGCTGAACAGGTAGAAAATCTGTTCCAGCCAGTACTCAGTCCACAAGGCAGCAACATGAGGACTCAGGAAGACAAAGCCAGGACTTACTGGGCAGACTATCTTCTTGATTGTGAAG AAGATAACAGCGCTGTGACCTTGGAGGAGGTGTTAATGTTTGCTGCAGGTGTGCCCTGTGTGCCTCCTGCTGGTATGAGTCCTCTGCCACGCCTTCACTTCATGTCTCCCTCAACATCCAAATTCCCAATGGCGAATACCTGtgccaacattttaaagattccTCTTTTGGACTCCTATACTGCCTTTAAAGCCAACATGGACTTCGGAATAAAGAATTCCCCTGGCTTTGGGTGCTTTTAG
- the LOC111947546 gene encoding uncharacterized protein LOC111947546 has product MFCPFCGVNLPCILVYCSSCYRNVRFLLSLQDEGHEATSLDGLIQKYFTEGHSYEIIVDLLKSKHNISVSLRNLERRLKDAGLTRRLNYTPIATLRTVISEELKGSGHLLGYRAMWQILKQKHSFVVRRDDVMHLMAELDPCGTENRSRRRFVRRAYHSMGPNETWHVDGYDKLKPFGIAINGCIDGFSRKIMWLNCGKTNNDPSVIAQYYVNCIVEHGVFPKRLRTDCGTENGTMAALHCTLRSEHTDEFAGAKSHMYGTSTSNQRIESWWSYFRKQRSQFWMDLLSDLRERHLFNGSPAHTNLVRYCFLGVLQKELDEYKHYWNTHTIRPVRQSRCPSGKPEAMYYVPQRFDGSNCGFPASAQTLNHITSIMPVPATPGGDEHETLFGELQQESGLRAPVQWESAVENYITLKTMAGL; this is encoded by the exons ATGTTTTGTCCTTTCTGTGGGGTGAACCTTCCATGCATCCTGGTATACTGTAGCTCATGCTACAGAAATGTCAGGTTCCTATTGAGTCTTCAAGATGAAG GTCATGAAGCTACTTCACTGGATGGACTTATCCAAAAATATTTCACAGAGGGCCATAGTTATGAAATAATAGTTGACTTActgaaatcaaaacacaacatATCAGTCAGTCTTCGCAATCTAGAACGAAGATTAAAAGATGCAGGCCTGACCAGAAGACTGAACTACACTCCAATTGCTACTCTGAGGACAGTTATTTCTGAGGAGCTAAAGGGATCAGGCCATCTTTTAGGATATAGAGCGATGTGGCagattttgaaacaaaaacactctTTTGTCGTCAGACGAGATGATGTGATGCACCTCATGGCAGAGCTGGATCCATGTGGAACAGAGAATCGCAGCAGACGTAGATTTGTTCGAAGGGCATATCATTCAATGGGACCAAACGAAACCTGGCACGTTGATGGGTATGATAAATTAAAACCTTTTGGAATTGCAATAAATGGCTGCATTGATGGCTTCTCCAGAAAAATTATGTGGCTGAATTGCGGAAAGACCAACAACGACCCTTCAGTAATTGCTCAATACTATGTCAACTGTATAGTTGAGCATGGAGTTTTTCCAAAGCGGCTCCGCACAGATTGTGGCACTGAAAATGGCACAATGGCCGCCCTTCACTGTACCCTGAGATCAGAGCATACAGATGAGTTCGCAGGTGCTAAAAGCCACATGTATGGAACTTCAACATCAAACCAGCGGATTGAAAGCTGGTGGTCCTACTTCCGGAAACAAAG GAGCCAATTTTGGATGGATCTTCTCAGTGACTTGAGGGAGCGACATCTCTTCAATGGCAGCCCTGCACATACAAATTTGGTGCGATACTGCTTCCTGGGAGTTCTGCAGAAAGAACTGGATGAATACAAGCATTATTGGAACACGCACACCATTCGTCCTGTTCGCCAATCCCGGTGCCCATCTGGTAAACCTGAGGCAATGTATTATGTACCTCAAAG atttgatgGAAGCAATTGTGGTTTCCCAGCATCTGCCCAAACCTTAAACCACATCACCAGCATCATGCCAGTGCCAGCAACTCCAGGTGGGGATGAGCATGAAACTCTATTTGGAGAACTGCAACAAGAGAGTGGTCTAAGAGCTCCTGTGCAGTGGGAATCAGCTGTAGAGAACTACATCACCCTAAAAACCATGGCTGGTCTGTAA